The genomic window CATGGCGAGCGCGGCGGCCGGGACCATCGACCGCAGGAACCGCGAACGGGTGCGGCCGGGCCGCTGGTTGGCATCCATGGAGGGTTCTCCTCAGGCATCAGGGGTGGATCGGGCTGCGCGGGACGGATCAGGTGTGCGGATCGGCGTGCGGCAGCCAGGTGTGGCAGCACTTGAACGTGGGCAGCCAAGTGGGTGTCCAGCCAGCAGAACGTAACAGCCGATCAGGTCGGCGACCAGAGGGATGTGATCACTTCTGATCGAATCGCAACAGGGCGCAACACAGCGGCAACACCCCGGCTGCGACTGACTGTAAGACTCTGACCTGCTGCTTCGCCGAACCCGTCGAAGTAGTCCGTGCGCGTGGTCTTGACCGGCCGACAGGTCGGTCCCAGAATTCCGCTGCACGAAGCTGCTCCGAAGACCCATCGAGCGAAGGCAATTGAGCATGACTATCGGGAGTCGCGGCTTCTGCTGCGCCAGAAGAGGGCGCTGATGCTGCGCTATCTGGCGAAACGATTCGCCTACTACGTGGTCCTCCTGGTCGTCGCGGTCTTCCTGGCCTACGCGCTCTCCAGCGCCGCGCTCAACCCCCGCGCCTACTTCGAGAACAAGCAGCCCCGGCCCTCGGCCGCCGCGGTGGACCGGCAGTTGACGACGCTCGGGATCAACGACCACACCCCGGTGGTGGTGCGCTTCGAGCACTGGGCCGACGGCGTGCTGCACGGCGACCTCGGCCAGACCATCCACAACACCTCGGTCAACGCCGACTTCGGCCGCCGGCTCGGCGTCTCGCTGCGGCTGCTGGTGATCGGCAGTCTGCTCGGCACCGTCCTCGGCGTCGCGGCCGGCGCCTGGGGCGCGGTGCGCCAGTACCGGCTCTCCGACCGGGCGCTGACCGTCTTCTCCTTCGTCCTGCTCTCCTCGCCGGTCTTCCTGATCGCGCTCTTCCTGAAGAACGGCGCGATCGCGGTCAACCAGGCCTCGGGCCACCAGCTGATCAACTTCACCGGCTACGAGACCCCGGGGCTCAGCGGCGGGCTCGGCGCCCACCTGCTCGACTGGGGCGTGCACCTGCTGCTGCCCACCCTCTCGCTGGCGCTCACCGGCATCGCCACCTACAGCCGCTACCAGCGCAGCACCATGCTCGACGTGCTCGGCTCGGACTACCTGCGCACCGCCGAGGCCAAGGGCCTGAGCCGCCGCAAGGTGCTGCTCAAGCACGGGCTGCGCACCGCGGTGATCCCGATGTCGACCCTCTTCGCCTACAACATCCTGAGCATCTTCACCGGCGCCACCTTCACCGAGGTGATCTTCGGCTGGCACGGCATGGGTGAGTGGTTCATCAGCTCGGTCCAGGAGAACGACATCAACGCGGTGGTGGCCGTCAACCTCTTCACCGCCGTGACGATCCTGGCCTCGGGTTTCCTGGCCGACACGCTGCACGCCGCCCTCGACCCGCGGGTGCGTGTGTGATGGGAGATGCCGCCGTGACAACCGCCGCCCTCGACGCGCCGCCCGCCCCGGGCGACGCCGCCCCCGCCGGACCGGTCGGCCGGGGCCGCCTGGTGCTGCGCCGGCTGCTGGGCGCCCCCGGCGCGCTGGTGGGCCTGGCCCTGGTGGTGCTGCTCTTCCTGCTCGCCTTCGTCGGCCCGTACCTGACGCACTGGAGCTACACCGACGTCGACTACACGGCGCTGCGCGAACCCCCCTCCGGCACCCACTGGTTCGGCACCGGCAGCCTCGGCCAGGACGTCTACGCCCAGACCCTGCGCGGGCTGCAGAAGTCGCTGATCATCGGCCTGCTGGTGGCGCTGCTCTCCACCGTGCTGGCCGGCGCGGTCGGCGCCTGCGCGGGCTACTTCGGCGGCTGGACCGACCGGCTGCTGATCTTCTTCGTCGACCTGATGCTGGTCTTCCCGAGCTTCCTGATCATCGCGATCGTCTCGCCCCGGCTGCAGAACACCGGCTGGATCGCCTTCGTGGTGCTGCTCGCCGCCTTCAACTGGATGATCACCGCCCGGGTGGTGCGCTCCATGACCATCTCCCTCAAGGAGCGCGAATTCGTGCGCGCCGCCCAGTTCATGGGCGTGCGGCCGCTGCGGATCATCTGGCGGCACATCCTGCCGAACGCCGCCTCCTACCTGATCGTGGACGCCACCATCGCGGTCGGCGCCGCGGTGATGAGCGAGACCGCGCTCTCCTACTTCGGCTTCGGCGTCAAGGCCCCCGACGTCTCGCTCGGCACCCTGATCGCCGACGGCACCGAGGCCGCCCCCACCTACCCCTGGATGTTCTACTTCGCCGCCGGCCTGCTGGTCCTCTTCGTCCTGGCCGTCAACCTGATCGGCGACGGGCTGCGCGACGCGCTCGACCCCACCGCCCGCGCCGGGCGCAGTAGTTCACCTCGCAAGCGCCGCACGGACCGAGTCAAGGGCAACGCCTGATGAGCACCACCACCACCGCCACCCCGCTGCTGGCCGTCCGCGACCTGCGGGTGGACTTCGCCGGCGCCCGCGGCAAGGCCGCCACCACCGCCGTGCGCGGCGTCGACCTGACGCTCGGCCGCGGCGAGACGCTGGGCATCGTCGGCGAGTCCGGCTCCGGCAAGTCCGTCACGGCGCTCGCGATCCTGGGCCTGCTGCCCGGCACCGCCACCGTGCGCGGCTCGGTCGAGCTCGACGGGCACGAGCTGATCGGCCTGCCGGGGCGGGAGTTGTCGCGGATCCGGGGCCGCCGGATCGCGATGGTCTTCCAGGACCCGCTCTCCGCCTTCACCCCCGTCTACCGGATCGGCGACCAGATCGCCGAGGCCGTCCAGGTCCACCAGCGCCTCGACAAGGCCGCCGCCCGCCGCCGCGCCGCCGAACTGCTCGACCTGGTCGGCATCCCCGACCCGCAGCGGGCGCTCGACGGCTTCCCGCACGAGTTCAGCGGCGGCATGCGCCAGCGCGCGATGATCGCCATGGCCGTGGCCAACGAGCCCGACATCCTGCTCGCCGACGAGCCGACCACGGCGCTGGACGTCACCATCCAGGCCCAGGTCCTGGACGTGCTGCGCACCGCCCAGCGCGAGACCGGCGCCTCCCTGGTCCTGGTCAGCCACGACCTCGGGGTGATCGCCCAGATGGCCGACCGGGTCGCGGTGATGTACGCCGGACGGGTGGTGGAGAACACCTCGGTGGACGAGCTGTTCAGCGCGCCCCAACACCCCTACACCCTGGGCCTGATCGGTGCCGTGCCGCGCCTGGACCGGCGCGGCGGGCCGCTGGTGCCGATCCCCGGCAACCCGCCGGCCCTGACCGACCTGCCGCCCGGCTGCCCCTTCGCGGCCCGCTGCCCGCTGGTGGAGGACCGCTGCCGCGAGGCGGAGCCCGCGCTCACCGGGCCGGTGGACCACCGGGCCGCCTGCCTGCGCGCCGCCGAGCTGGCCGCCGACCGGCCGGCCCCGGCCGAGGTCTACCCCGTCCCCGAGCTGCCCGCCGCACCCGAGCCCGCCGCCGCGCCCGTCCCGCGCGCATCGCTGCCCGCCGTGCTCAGCATCACCGACCTGGCCAAGACCTTCCCGGTGCTCAAGGGCACCGTCTTCAAGCGCAAGGTCGGCGAGGTCTACGCGGTGGACGGCGTCACGCTGGACATCCGGCACGGTGAAACCCTGGGCCTGGTCGGCGAGTCCGGCTCCGGCAAGTCCACCACGCTCTTCGAGGTCCTCGGCCTGCGGGCCCCCGAGGCCGGCCGGATCGAGTTCCTCGGCGAGTCCACCGCCGCCCTCGACGCCAAGGCCGCGCACCGGCTGCGGGGACGGCTGCAGATCGTCTTCCAGGACCCGATGGCCAGCCTGGACCCGCGGATGCCGATCGGCGACATCATCGCCGAGCCGCTCCAGGCCCAGGGCGCCGACCGCGCCCTGATCGCCCGCCGGATCCCCGAACTGCTGCACCAGGTCGGCCTGGAGGCGGCCCACGCCACCCGCTACCCGCACGAGTTCTCCGGCGGTCAGCGCCAGCGCATCTCCATCGCCCGGGCCCTGGCCGTCGAGCCCCAGCTCCTGGTGCTGGACGAGCCGGTCTCCGCGCTCGACGTCTCGATCCAGGCCGGCGTGCTGAACCTGCTGCGCCGGCTGAAGGCCGAGCTCGGCCTGGCCTACCTCTTCGTCTCGCACGACCTGTCGGTGATCCGCCACCTGGCCGACCGGGTGAGCGTGATGTACCTGGGCCGCACGGTCGAACACGGCGCCGTCGACGCCGTGTTCGAGTCCCCGCGCCACCCCTACACCCGCGCGCTGCTCTCCGCCGTGCCGGTCCCCGACCCGGTCGCCGAGCGGGGCCGCACCCGCCTGCTGCTCCCCGGCGACCCGCCCTCCCCGACCAGCCGCCCCACCGGCTGCGCCTTCCGCACCCGCTGCCCGGTCTACGCCACCCTGTCCCCCGAACGCCGCCCCGCCTGCGAGACGACCCCGCCACCACTGACCCCCGCCGCCCCGGACGTCGACCACGCGGCGGCCTGCCACTACCCGGAGCTGTGACCCGTCATGGCTGACGCGGCATCAGCCCGTCACTGACCCCGCGTCACCCGGACGCCCGCCCCCACGGGCGGCGCACCCGCGGGCCGCCTAACGTGCCAGGGAGTGCCGGGCGGACGTGCGCGGCAGCCGTCCGTGGAGGTCCCCAGGTGGCCGTGTCCGATCAGGAGAGGGCCGCGTCCCAGCCGCCGGACGCCGAGCCACCGGTCCCCGGCCCGCCCGACGGCGACCCGCTCGACGCCGACCCGCCGCCCTGGGCCGAGCCGGACCGCTTCACCCGCTCCCCCGCCCAACGGGCCTCGCTGGCGGGCACGCTGACGGTGCTGGCGGTGGTGGCGGCGATCCTGCTGGGCAGCCGGGGCCTGCGCGACTTCGACATCACGCTGCTCCCCTACACGGTGGGCACCGTCTTCCTCGCCTTCGGCCTGGCCCACCGCTGCTCCCTGTGGCTGGGCGGGCGGACGGGCGGACGGGCCGCGCGCTCCTTCCGCGGGCTGCGCACCGCGGCGGCCGCGCTGCCGCGCCGCGCGCTCGCGCTGATCGGCCTGCGACCGCCCACCGGCGCGGACGCGCCGCGGCGCCGGGTCGCCCACCAGCTGATCTTCTGGGGCACGCTGCTCGCCACCGTGATCACCGTTCCGCTGACCTGGGGCTGGCTCACCTGCACCGTGCCCGACCCGACCGGCTCCGGCTACCAGCTGCGGGTGTGGGGCTTTCGCATCCTCGGCTTCGACGCCGACGGCCTGCTCGGCTGGGTGCTCTTCCACGGCCTGGACCTGGCGGCGGTGCTGGTGATCGCGGGCGCCGGCTACCTCCTGTGGCAGCGCCCGCGCGACGGCGCGAGCGGCGCGGGGTCACGGCCGGGCCCCGCGTTCCTGCCGCTGATCGCGCTGCTGACCATCGCGGTGACCGGCCTGCTGCTGACCTTCTCGGCGCTCGCGCTGCACGGCGGCGGCTACCAGTTCCTGGCCGTGCTGCACCTGGCCGCGGTGGTGCCGACCCTGGTCCTGCTGCCGTTCGGCGTCTTCACCCGGCCACTGCCGCGCCCGGCCGCCGCGCGCCTTCGGCCGGCCGTGCTCGCGGGCCTGACCGGGCCCGGCCGGCAGCGCGGCGCGGCCTTCGCCTGCCGCCGCTGCGGTGAGGCGATCGCCCCCGCCGGCGCCGGGCACGCCGGGGCCGAACGCACCGGAGCCGACGCCGACCCCCTGCGGGCCCGCCTCCTGCTGCCGCGCCTCGGCCTCGACCGGTGGGCCGCGTACTGCGGGCGCTGCCGGCGCCTGCTGCGCGGTGACGCCTACTTCGCCCAGCCGCGACGGGACGCCAGGTGACCGCCGCGCGCATCGCAGCCACCGGACGCCGGGCGTCCGGGAAGGGAGTGTCCGCGTGACCGTGCCGCCCCCCGAGGAGCAGCCCGGCCGGCCCGAGGAGGCCGGCACCGCCCTGCCCCCGGCCTTCGGCCAGGGCAACCCCGGCGCCACCCGCCGCGACTGCCTGCGCCTGCTGGCCACCGTCTCGGGCGGCCTCGCGGTCGGCTCCACCGTGGTGGCCGCGGGCGTGCTGCCCCGGCACGGCGACGGCGGCGCGGACCCGCTCAAGGTCGCCGACCAGCTCGACCCCGGCGAGACGGTGACCTTCGAGTACCCCACCGCGCAGGACCGCGCGATCGGCATCCGGCTGGCCAACGGCGCGGTGGTCGGCTACTCCTCCGTCTGCACCCACCGGGCCTGCGGGGTGCTCTGGCGCCCCGACGGCGGCACCGCCGGCGAGCTCTACTGCCCGTGCCACCAGGGCACCTTCGACGTGCGGACCGGTGACGTGACGGGCGGGCCGCCGCCGCGCGGACTGCCGAAGGTGGTGCTGGTGGAGGACTCGGCCGGCGGCATCTGGGCGATCGGCACCGCCCGCTCCGGCGAGAGCGAGGAGAACGGCCTCTGCCGCCAGCTGCGCGAGCGCGATCCGCAACTCGCCGACCAGGCGGGCTGCAACGACGCGCCCGGCGCCCCCGCCTCGGCTCCGGCCAGCGCCAGCGCCACGGCGGTGGCCAGCACATGACGGACCACCAGGACGCCCCGCCCCCCGCGTACCCCCCGGCCGGCGCCGGGCGGCGCGCCGACCGCCGCACCCCGGCCCGCCGGCCGCGCCTGCGCCCGCCGGCCGGCCGCGCCGCGAGCAGGGCCGGGCGATCGGGCGGTGCCGATCGCCCGGCCCTGCTCGCGGCGCGCTCGGTGCTCGCCCTGGCCGTCCTGGTCGGCCAGTTGTGGGCGTTGACGGTGGCCACCAACGCCTGGATGGTCGGCGACACCGACACCGCCTGGTGGACCACGGCCTTCTCGATCGGCTCCTTCCTGGCCGTGCTGCTCCTGTGGTGGCGCGCGCCACGCGGGGACCGCTGACCGCCGACCGCCTTTCCCGGGAGCACCGTTGAGCGTTGTCGACGAGCCCGCGGTGTCCCGGCCCCGGCCGGATCTCCGGCCCGGGGCCACCATCCGCCGCTGGACCCCGTGCGACCCGCGGTTCTGGTCCACCGCCGGCCGCCGGGTGGCGGCGCGCAACCTGGCGGTCTCCGCGCCGGCCCTGCTGCTGGCCACGGCGGTCTGGCAGATCTGGTCGGTGCTGGTGGTGGAGCTCGGCCGGGCGGCCTTCGCGCTCTCCGGCGGGCAGCGGTTCTGGCTGGCCGCGCTGCCGGGCCTGACCGGCGCGATCCTGCGGGCCGGCTACGCGCTGCTCGGCCCGGCGGTCGGCCGGCGCCGCTGGACGGCGCTCAGCACGGCGGTCCTGATCGGCCCGCTGCTCGGCCTCGGCCTGGCGGTGCGCGACACCGGCACGCCGTACGGGGTGCTGCTGGCGCTCGCCGCGCTGTGCGGGCTGGGCGGCGCCGTCGCCTCCTCCGCGCAGGCCACGCTCGACCCCTTCTACCCGCCGGCGCTGCAGGGCCGGGCCCGCGGCCGCAGCGCCGGTGCGGGCGATCTCGGCATCGCCCTGGTGCAGGCGCTCACGCCGATCGTGATCACCACCGGGTTCCTCGGCGCACCGGCCGGGCGGGGGCGGGCCACGCACGGCGGCGGCGAGGCCTGGCTGCCGAACGCCGCCTTCGGGTGGGTCACGCCGCTGGCGCTGCTGGCGGTGCTGGCCTGGTTCCTGATGAACGACCTGCGGGTG from Kitasatospora sp. NBC_01250 includes these protein-coding regions:
- a CDS encoding ABC transporter permease — encoded protein: MLRYLAKRFAYYVVLLVVAVFLAYALSSAALNPRAYFENKQPRPSAAAVDRQLTTLGINDHTPVVVRFEHWADGVLHGDLGQTIHNTSVNADFGRRLGVSLRLLVIGSLLGTVLGVAAGAWGAVRQYRLSDRALTVFSFVLLSSPVFLIALFLKNGAIAVNQASGHQLINFTGYETPGLSGGLGAHLLDWGVHLLLPTLSLALTGIATYSRYQRSTMLDVLGSDYLRTAEAKGLSRRKVLLKHGLRTAVIPMSTLFAYNILSIFTGATFTEVIFGWHGMGEWFISSVQENDINAVVAVNLFTAVTILASGFLADTLHAALDPRVRV
- a CDS encoding ABC transporter permease, with the translated sequence MGDAAVTTAALDAPPAPGDAAPAGPVGRGRLVLRRLLGAPGALVGLALVVLLFLLAFVGPYLTHWSYTDVDYTALREPPSGTHWFGTGSLGQDVYAQTLRGLQKSLIIGLLVALLSTVLAGAVGACAGYFGGWTDRLLIFFVDLMLVFPSFLIIAIVSPRLQNTGWIAFVVLLAAFNWMITARVVRSMTISLKEREFVRAAQFMGVRPLRIIWRHILPNAASYLIVDATIAVGAAVMSETALSYFGFGVKAPDVSLGTLIADGTEAAPTYPWMFYFAAGLLVLFVLAVNLIGDGLRDALDPTARAGRSSSPRKRRTDRVKGNA
- a CDS encoding ABC transporter ATP-binding protein, whose amino-acid sequence is MSTTTTATPLLAVRDLRVDFAGARGKAATTAVRGVDLTLGRGETLGIVGESGSGKSVTALAILGLLPGTATVRGSVELDGHELIGLPGRELSRIRGRRIAMVFQDPLSAFTPVYRIGDQIAEAVQVHQRLDKAAARRRAAELLDLVGIPDPQRALDGFPHEFSGGMRQRAMIAMAVANEPDILLADEPTTALDVTIQAQVLDVLRTAQRETGASLVLVSHDLGVIAQMADRVAVMYAGRVVENTSVDELFSAPQHPYTLGLIGAVPRLDRRGGPLVPIPGNPPALTDLPPGCPFAARCPLVEDRCREAEPALTGPVDHRAACLRAAELAADRPAPAEVYPVPELPAAPEPAAAPVPRASLPAVLSITDLAKTFPVLKGTVFKRKVGEVYAVDGVTLDIRHGETLGLVGESGSGKSTTLFEVLGLRAPEAGRIEFLGESTAALDAKAAHRLRGRLQIVFQDPMASLDPRMPIGDIIAEPLQAQGADRALIARRIPELLHQVGLEAAHATRYPHEFSGGQRQRISIARALAVEPQLLVLDEPVSALDVSIQAGVLNLLRRLKAELGLAYLFVSHDLSVIRHLADRVSVMYLGRTVEHGAVDAVFESPRHPYTRALLSAVPVPDPVAERGRTRLLLPGDPPSPTSRPTGCAFRTRCPVYATLSPERRPACETTPPPLTPAAPDVDHAAACHYPEL
- a CDS encoding MFS transporter; translated protein: MAVSDQERAASQPPDAEPPVPGPPDGDPLDADPPPWAEPDRFTRSPAQRASLAGTLTVLAVVAAILLGSRGLRDFDITLLPYTVGTVFLAFGLAHRCSLWLGGRTGGRAARSFRGLRTAAAALPRRALALIGLRPPTGADAPRRRVAHQLIFWGTLLATVITVPLTWGWLTCTVPDPTGSGYQLRVWGFRILGFDADGLLGWVLFHGLDLAAVLVIAGAGYLLWQRPRDGASGAGSRPGPAFLPLIALLTIAVTGLLLTFSALALHGGGYQFLAVLHLAAVVPTLVLLPFGVFTRPLPRPAAARLRPAVLAGLTGPGRQRGAAFACRRCGEAIAPAGAGHAGAERTGADADPLRARLLLPRLGLDRWAAYCGRCRRLLRGDAYFAQPRRDAR
- a CDS encoding Rieske (2Fe-2S) protein, which produces MTVPPPEEQPGRPEEAGTALPPAFGQGNPGATRRDCLRLLATVSGGLAVGSTVVAAGVLPRHGDGGADPLKVADQLDPGETVTFEYPTAQDRAIGIRLANGAVVGYSSVCTHRACGVLWRPDGGTAGELYCPCHQGTFDVRTGDVTGGPPPRGLPKVVLVEDSAGGIWAIGTARSGESEENGLCRQLRERDPQLADQAGCNDAPGAPASAPASASATAVAST
- a CDS encoding nitrate/nitrite transporter (involved in the transport of nitrate and nitrite) encodes the protein MSVVDEPAVSRPRPDLRPGATIRRWTPCDPRFWSTAGRRVAARNLAVSAPALLLATAVWQIWSVLVVELGRAAFALSGGQRFWLAALPGLTGAILRAGYALLGPAVGRRRWTALSTAVLIGPLLGLGLAVRDTGTPYGVLLALAALCGLGGAVASSAQATLDPFYPPALQGRARGRSAGAGDLGIALVQALTPIVITTGFLGAPAGRGRATHGGGEAWLPNAAFGWVTPLALLAVLAWFLMNDLRVPGAPTTPYRSVLRRRHTWLLALLRLGTLGSFLGFAAALPNLLDRTFTAADPGCSATGFVWIGPLVGVLARPLGGRLGRRAGGAWCTTICFAGLALAVIVAVRALPSPGDPGNFRLGCAAFLLLFLFAGLGTGSGLRQLSRLPLGPAELSATAGLGTAVAACGAFFVPAMFALAPATDALYVFVAFYALCLAVCWWCYARDGAPAPG